From the Scylla paramamosain isolate STU-SP2022 chromosome 15, ASM3559412v1, whole genome shotgun sequence genome, one window contains:
- the LOC135107698 gene encoding uncharacterized protein LOC135107698 isoform X1, whose product MKMVPTPAANAASANMGLKITLTVFGSFGLAIWGTSIGFMLGWNRGNVLMLAGLAEYVSIIANAGMIYVTCRIMFLIMNSSFPGGTSLQDLQQCVARLVAFTVLGFTTWVTSIVWLAQNPNMDESIVYHACNYGFVISSVVAGLAGGLLRITYMIPALPAGSPKYTVQQQGHYVQSHQGSQSQYNNPAYTGPYSQHRM is encoded by the exons atga AAATGGTGCCGACTCCTGCCGCCAACGCCGCCTCGGCAAACATGGGTCTCAAGATTACCTTGACAGTCTTCGGCTCGTTTGGCTTG GCTATCTGGGGAACATCCATCGGCTTCATGCTTGGCTGGAACCGTGGCAACGTCTTGATGC TCGCGGGGCTTGCCGAATACGTCAGCATCATCGCTAATGCCGGCATGATTTACGTCACCTGCCGCATCATGTTCCTCATCATG AACTCAAGTTTCCCCGGCGGGACGAGCCTCCAGGACCTGCAGCAGTGTGTGGCGCGCTTGGTGGCCTTCACGGTGCTCGGGTTCACCACGTGGGTGACCAGCATAGTGTGGCTAGCTCAGAATCCTAATATGGATGAAAGCATCGTATACCACGCCTGTAACTACGGTTTTGTGATCAGCTCAGTGGTTGCTGGGCTGGCAGGCGGCCTCTTACGG ATCACCTACATGATTCCTGCCCTCCCTGCCGGGTCCCCGAAGTACACCGTTCAACAACAGGGCCACTATGTACAGAGTCACCAGGGATCTCAGAGCCAATACAACAACCCAGCTTACACGGGCCCTTACTCGCAGCACCGCATGTAA
- the LOC135107698 gene encoding uncharacterized protein LOC135107698 isoform X2 has protein sequence MVPTPAANAASANMGLKITLTVFGSFGLAIWGTSIGFMLGWNRGNVLMLAGLAEYVSIIANAGMIYVTCRIMFLIMNSSFPGGTSLQDLQQCVARLVAFTVLGFTTWVTSIVWLAQNPNMDESIVYHACNYGFVISSVVAGLAGGLLRITYMIPALPAGSPKYTVQQQGHYVQSHQGSQSQYNNPAYTGPYSQHRM, from the exons ATGGTGCCGACTCCTGCCGCCAACGCCGCCTCGGCAAACATGGGTCTCAAGATTACCTTGACAGTCTTCGGCTCGTTTGGCTTG GCTATCTGGGGAACATCCATCGGCTTCATGCTTGGCTGGAACCGTGGCAACGTCTTGATGC TCGCGGGGCTTGCCGAATACGTCAGCATCATCGCTAATGCCGGCATGATTTACGTCACCTGCCGCATCATGTTCCTCATCATG AACTCAAGTTTCCCCGGCGGGACGAGCCTCCAGGACCTGCAGCAGTGTGTGGCGCGCTTGGTGGCCTTCACGGTGCTCGGGTTCACCACGTGGGTGACCAGCATAGTGTGGCTAGCTCAGAATCCTAATATGGATGAAAGCATCGTATACCACGCCTGTAACTACGGTTTTGTGATCAGCTCAGTGGTTGCTGGGCTGGCAGGCGGCCTCTTACGG ATCACCTACATGATTCCTGCCCTCCCTGCCGGGTCCCCGAAGTACACCGTTCAACAACAGGGCCACTATGTACAGAGTCACCAGGGATCTCAGAGCCAATACAACAACCCAGCTTACACGGGCCCTTACTCGCAGCACCGCATGTAA